Proteins from a genomic interval of Maylandia zebra isolate NMK-2024a linkage group LG15, Mzebra_GT3a, whole genome shotgun sequence:
- the ddx1 gene encoding ATP-dependent RNA helicase DDX1, which produces MLILAFVSQVHKRHFFSTPRFVFTNLFTIRNYFFLAVEGEHLLTGTSGCVALVLAAAMAAFGEMGVMPEIAQAVEEMDWLLPTDIQAESIPLILGGGDVLMAAETGSGKTGAFSIPVIQIVYETLKDQQEGKKGRASIKTGGAIFNSWQMNPYDRSTAFAIGSDGLCCQSREFKEWHGCRSTKGVTKGKYCYEVTCHDQGLCRVGWSTSQAALDLGTDKYGFGFGGTGKKSNNKQFDSYGEEFTMHDTIGCYLDLEKSQISFSKNGNDLGVAFEIPQNLKNQAFFASCVLKNAELKFNFGGEDFKHPPKSGFVALDQAPEGHAVKSSQTGSANVSQVKTSSNSPKALIIEPSKELAEQTLNNVTQFKKYVDNPKLRELLVIGGVAAKDQLAALEQGIDIVVGTPGRLDDLISTGKLSLSEVRFLVLDECDGLLSAGYTDFINRIHNQIPQVTSDGKRLQVIVCSATLHSFDVKKLSERIMHFPTWVDLKGEDSVPESVHHIVVPVNPKSDHLWERLGKNHIRTDEVHSNDNTRPGVNTAEMWSEAIKILKGEYTVRAIKEHKMDQAIIFCRTKIDCDNMEQYFIQQGGGPNSKGHQLSCVCLHGDRKPNERKNNLERFKRKEVRLLICTDVAARGIDIHGVPYVINVTLPDEKQNYVHRIGRVGRAERMGLAISLVAMEKEKVWYHVCPNRGRGCYNTRLKEDGGCTIWYNEKELLSEIEEHLKCTITQCEPDIKVPVDEFDGKVTYGQRRAMGGGNYKGHVDVLAPTVQELASLEREAQTSFLHLGYLPNQLFRAF; this is translated from the exons atgttaatattagcTTTTGTATCTCAAGTCCACAAGCGACATTTTTTCTCAACCCCCCGCTTTGTTTTTACGAACTTGTTCACTATCCGGAACTATTTTTTCTTGGCTGTTGAGGGGGAGCATTTGCTGACCGGCACATCCGGTTGCGTTGCACTTGtactagcagcagcaatggcAGCGTTTGGTG AAATGGGGGTAATGCCTGAAATCGCGCAGGCTGTGGAAGAGATGGACTGGCT GTTGCCTACTGACATCCAGGCGGAGTCCATCCCCCTCATCCTTGGTGGAGGAGATGTGCTCATG GCTGCGGAAACTGGCAGTGGCAAAACAGGA GCCTTCAGTATCCCTGTGATCCAGATTGTGTACGAGACCTTGAAGGATCAGCAGGAGGGCAAAAAGGGCAGAGCCTCTATTAAAACTGGAGGAGCCA TTTTCAACAGCTGGCAGATGAATCCTTATGATCGCAGTACAGCCTTCG caATTGGGTCAGATGGACTGTGCTGCCAGAGCAGGGAGTTCAAAGAGTGGCATGGCTGTCGCTCCACTAAAGGTGTCACCAAAG gGAAGTACTGCTATGAGGTGACCTGCCATGACCAGGGCCTGTGCCGGGTGGGTTGGTCTACCAGTCAGGCGGCTCTGGACCTGG gaACTGATAAATATGGGTTTGGTTTTGGTGGGACTGGAAAGAAATCCAACAACAAGCAGTTTGACAGCTATGGGGAG gaGTTTACCATGCATGACACTATTGGATGCTACCTGGATCTAGAAAAGAGCCAAATTTCATTCTCTAAAAATG GTAACGACCTGGGTGTGGCTTTTGAAATCCCTCAAAATCTGAAGAATCAagctttctttgcttcctgtgtGCTCAAG AATGCAGAGCTAAAGTTTAACTTTGGAGGAGAAGACTTTAAACACCCCCCTAAGAGTGGATTTGTTGCCCTGGACCAGGCACCAGAGGGTCATGCTGTCAAATCTTCTCAGACAG GCAGTGCCAACGTGAGTCAGGTGAAAACATCCTCAAATTCACCCAAAGCCCTGATCATTGAGCCGTCTAAAGAACTGGCTGAACAAACCCTCAACAATGTCACGCAGTTTAAGAAATATGTGGATAATCCCAAACTCAG GGAGCTGCTGGTGATTGGTGGTGTGGCTGCCAAAGACCAGCTGGCTGCTCTGGAACAGGGG ATTGACATTGTGGTGGGAACACCTGGTAGATTGGATGACCTCATTTCCACTGGGAAACTGAGTTTGTCCGAAGTCCGCTTTCTGGTGCTGGATGAGTGT GACGGCCTCCTGTCAGCAGGTTATACAGACTTCATCAACAGGATCCATAATCAAATCCCCCAGGTCACCTCTGATGGCAAGAGACTGCAG GTCATTGTATGCTCAGCGACACTGCATTCATTCGATGTGAAGAAGTTATCCGAGCGCATCATGCACTTTCCCACCTGGGTGGATCTGAAGGGGGAGGACTCTGTTCCGGAGTCTGTCCACCACATAGTGGTGCCCGTCAATCCGAAGAGCGACCATCTGTGGGAGCGCCTCGGCAAGAACCACATCCGG ACTGATGAAGTTCATTCAAATGATAACACCAGACCAGGAGTCAATACTGCAG AAATGTGGTCAGAGGCCATCAAAATCCTGAAGGGCGAGTacacagtgagagccattaaAGAACACAAAATGGACCAGGCTATAATCTTCTGTCGTACCAAAATTGACTGTGACAACATGGAGCAGTACTTCATTCAGCAAGGAGGAG GTCCAAATAGCAAAGGTCACCAGTTGTCCTGTGTTTGCCTCCATGGCGATCGTAAGCCTAATGAGCGGAAAAATAACCTGGAGCGCTTCAag AGAAAAGAAGTGAGGCTGTTGATCTGCACTGATGTAGCTGCCAGAGGAATTGACATCCACGGAGTTCCTTATG TGATTAACGTGACTCTGCCAGATGAGAAGCAGAACTATGTCCATCGTATCGGCAGAGTGGGAAGAGCTGAAAG AATGGGATTGGCTATCTCCTTAGTTGCTATGGAGAAAGAGAAG GTGTGGTACCATGTTTGCCCGAACCGAGGCAGAGGTTGCTACAACACACGACTGAAGGAGGATGGAGGATGCACCATCTGGTATAATGAAAAAGAG CTCCTTTCAGAAATCGAGGAACATTTAAAGTGCACCATCACCCAGTGTGAGCCAGACATCAAAGTACCCGTGGATGAGTTTGATGGAAAGGTGACCTATGGGCAGCGCAGAGCGATGGGAG GTGGTAACTACAAGGGTCACGTAGATGTTCTGGCCCCAACCGTCCAGGAGCTGGCAAGCCTGGAGAGAGAAGCCCAAACATCCTTTCTTCACCTGGGTTATCTACCCAACCAGCTATTCAGAGCCTTCTGA
- the LOC101467039 gene encoding uncharacterized protein LOC101467039 — protein sequence MELKMEDTNPNRLKDSKRMDANTVWQWRIMHVKKYSRSPEPFHYSNKIGLDFNVGSTAQKLDLQLLTNGVMLEICDFAKMVTKGKSHFIMNILENNFDLGLENEQQRIHFRAQISHKLKDLMRRPPKEKLDIAALFGSSFVPVCARSIKKEPNVGADCQYFGFQLKKEDNGRHTSKIPCSQTSEKKIDRLHADVSDDEEEIECLGAQLKEEIRGDVLPFSYPYCEEIGLRFESGAKQSLDPGLLTNGMMVELVDFTRVLIASYSSIILSVLKHNFELDLQNQQDKKQVLFSVSQLLKRRKKLKSTGTKISPHFKNEPFSFETNPFKRAPTQLTMEELLYESLKKRRKYNSKANMQNECDMEEETMETESNMWKLRANRVKQILLVLDKEYCTFFRPNKANLEFNIGFGPKKNLSGDYLTNSVLYKVARFALAMNSSQQEFIMEILEKNFDLGLKNKSYKPTFACELMSRVRQLQKCEVPVKFSKEVFELPRPVPSFRMTSQRMDIVSPDLSSRSNVKESDMAPSNSPDSQAETKLSPNDVTTTDLPVHLHETEPKPHTETKPEIKSEKNVHPYHFCKEIGLKLHVSCSQQKHKLDISKLTKGAMMEVTNFAEKLCGTFEQICLDVLRHNFELDLQSVDSELARNILAHIPAANEERNLVTRVTHGKSKHPKRDYPILPTLNCQNNPNTEACRADSTEENVHKDVSSTTDTEQQDDLNSALWKLRRIQIQHILSVPHGEHCPLYSYSRCKKLGIDFNVGSGIKLNLDPKLLTNGIMVEVNTFAEAMLSSTKDFITAILEYNFDLNLNSEASRNAFGKKLMRNSGAMKTKKLAASQKKILFQLPDSKSVDEYTPYCPKCYQDRIKRHQDKSQSGRVPEQPQTGSDVCADAKAESTQNDRTSISAATRKTIMSCYPSCRKMGLRLRVSKAHRKRKLETRALTWGVMCEVYSFARKLSGTKHKLVNDILEHNFNLDKQTLDLNPSMLFCRVQPREGEHAWFNDVFVIQAPRKCPVIGVKREGQSTTQTNEWKETIRKRQLDMQAKKKRAMVSSDYANDSVGRIGFDEMGLSLDETVGVDYCYMCPIEADTLTDSENSGNEDDIENPTSSCISAPFHTTTDSSFSSAIVDTDMDLPSPSQPDESGLLEYEEEEEIPTDVPNEFDMKEEEKEMESNMWKLRTHRVKQILLVLDKEYCPFFRPKKVNLEFNIGFRPKKNLSADCLTNSVLYKVARFALAMSSSQQEFIMEILEKNFALDLESNSHRYTIACELMNKIRQLQEYEDPVKFSKEVFKLPDSMFSIGTRYQSMDSSISRLDESDVEPSHPPDSDGETRPDPHVSTIPGLPAGPPKTISEESVNLYPFSKEIGLKLHVSCSQQKNKLDVNKLTKGAMMEVTNFAEKLCGTFEQICLDVLRHNFELDLQNVNSELARHILAQIPVANDHRNVATWVAQAKQKNTRRDYPIVMKLNCQYKPDAEICSAASTRTVKHQNVSTSTDKQQNDLNSVLWRLRINQIQRILSVPHGEHCPLYSYSRCKKLDMDFNVGFGVKQNLDPKLLTNGVMVEVNTFAEAMLSSTKDFIMEILEYNFDLNLNSELSHIAFAEQLMQTITTLKSKKFSLPQKKKLFKLPLSVFFEEYTPDCPKCHQDKNGKLVQDESHSGNVLCHPLAVTSVISTNASSTVKKPPDDQTSFSASVETILNTYPLCKKIGLSLCVDKAHPKLKLDTCVLTWEVMCEVYSFARKLCGTKHKLVNDVLEHNFSLDKQSLDMNPSVQFYRVNPHDGEPAWFSEVFIIQPPRTFQVIESAEEELPTVQRNEWKETVRKRQLEMQAKKEKAMLLSNTLSAVTLTKNKQKNLYPICKKIGLDLDVSSKSADKKKLNLKLLTSSVLLEIQKFAATKRNQYFPAILFDILDYNFEISSQHHRRWEFSIAAATKFHSMIRQYRNTGIEKIFKLPFLSGPKLPQSLTQNLQNNKSAHRVDGNQCVQPATYHAIQMQPVTIMQMNVNPMNIPTITSIFTPMITSVINPMVTPVINPTMTPIFTPPVTVINTPTIAPMSTSTLTPMNTPTITSTSTTTTVGCDGFLPGNLQIKEEEDDPRYGNMPSLDVETNYHQGNDDVRTDLNTEAAKNLVPGHPAGSLGHTACPTSESNNGSKSSQPSDGCVQTASLSSETVIKTESDTEGYMDYYMVTVGQDTEIKEEQEHVPAGSAESEVDVKQECEC from the coding sequence ATGGAACTGAAGATGGAGGACACCAACCCAAATAGACTGAAGGACAGCAAAAGGATGGATGCCAACACTGTCTGGCAATGGCGGATTATGCACGTAAAAAAATACTCAAGAAGCCCCGAACCATTCCATTACAGCAATAAAATTGGATTAGATTTTAATGTTGGATCCACGGCACAGAAACTGGATTTACAATTACTGACAAACGGGGTCATGCTTGAAATCTGTGACTTTGCTAAAATGGTTACAAAGGGTAAAAGCCACTTTATCATGAACATTCTGGAGAACAATTTTGATCTTGGTTTGGAAAATGAGCAACAACGGATTCATTTTAGAGCTCAGATTTCACACAAGCTCAAGGACCTGATGAGGAGGCCTCCTAAAGAAAAACTTGACATTGCTGCTCTTTTTGGTTCTTCTTTTGTGCCAGTGTGTGCCAGAAGCATCAAAAAAGAACCGAATGTGGGAGCCGATTGCCAGTATTTCGGTTTCCAGCTGAAGAAAGAAGATAATGGTAGACATACAAGCAAAATTCCTTGCTCACAAACATCTGAAAAAAAGATTGACCGACTACATGCTGATGTCAGCGATGATGAAGAGGAAATTGAGTGCTTAGGGGCGCAGTTAAAAGAAGAAATCAGAGGAGATGTTCTCCCATTTTCATACCCTTACTGTGAAGAAATTGGTTTGCGCTTTGAAAGTGGTGCAAAACAAAGCCTTGATCCAGGTTTATTGACAAATGGTATGATGGTAGAACTGGTAGACTTTACTAGAGTACTGATTGCATCCTACAGCTCTATTATTCTCAGTGTCCTGAAGCATAATTTTGAACTTGACCTTCAAAATCAACAGGACAAAAAGCAAGTTTTGTTCAGCGTGTCCCAACTgttgaaaaggagaaaaaaacttaAGAGCACTGGTACTAAAATAAGTCCACATTTTAAGAATGAGCCGTTTTCCTTTGAGACAAATCCCTTTAAAAGAGCTCCCACACAGCTGACTATGGAAGAACTTCTATACGAGAGcttgaagaaaagaagaaaatacaattCAAAAGCAAATATGCAAAATGAATGTGACATGGAAGAAGAGACAATGGAAACGGAAAGTAACATGTGGAAGCTGCGTGCTAACCGTGTGAAACAAATCCTGCTGGTACTAGACAAAGAGTACTGTACATTCTTCAGGCCCAATAAAGCAAATTTGGAATTCAATATTGGGTTTGGGCCCAAGAAAAACTTGAGTGGTGACTATCTGACCAATTCTGTTCTGTATAAAGTTGCTCGATTTGCCTTGGCAATGAATTCATCCCAGCAGGAATTCATCATGGAGATTCTTGAGAAGAACTTTGACTTAGGCCTGAAGAACAAGTCTTATAAACCTACCTTTGCATGTGAACTCATGAGTAGAGTAAGACAGCTTCAGAAATGCGAGGTTCCGGTCAAATTCTCTAAAGAAGTTTTTGAACTTCCTCGTCCTGTTCCATCATTCAGAATGACATCTCAGAGAATGGACATTGTTAGCCCAGACCTCAGCAGCAGATCGAATGTGAAGGAATCTGATATGGCTCCTTCAAATTCTCCTGACTCACAagctgaaactaaactaagtcCAAATGATGTAACTACAACTGATTTACCAGTCCATCTACATGAAACTGAACCCAAGCCACATACTGAAACCAAACCTGAAATAAAGTCAGAGAAAAATGTCCATCCTTATCACTTCTGCAAGGAGATTGGTCTGAAACTTCATGTCAGCTGCagtcaacaaaaacacaaacttgacATCAGCAAACTGACCAAAGGAGCAATGATGGAAGTAACAAACTTTGCTGAAAAGTTGTGTGGAACATTTGAGCAAATTTGTCTGGATGTTCTCAGACACAACTTTGAGCTTGATTTGCAAAGTGTCGATTCAGAACTTGCAAGAAATATTCTTGCACACATTCCGGCTGCAAATGAAGAAAGAAATCTTGTGACCCGTGTAACCCATGGGAAATCGAAGCACCCGAAAAGAGATTACCCAATTCTCCCGACACTGAATTGCCAGAATAACCCAAATACAGAAGCATGTAGAGCTGATTCTACTGAGGAAAATGTACACAAAGATGTAAGCAGTACCACTGACACTGAACAACAAGATGACCTCAACTCAGCGCTGTGGAAATTGAGACGTATTCAAATTCAGCACATCCTCTCAGTACCTCATGGAGAACACTGCCCACTTTATTCTTACTCTAGATGTAAGAAATTGGGCATCGACTTTAATGTAGGATCTGGAATAAAACTAAATCTTGACCCAAAGTTACTTACCAATGGCATCATGGTTGAAGTTAACACGTTTGCCGAAGCAATGTTGTCATCTACAAAAGATTTCATCACAGCAATCCTGGAGTACAACTTTGATTTAAATTTGAACAGCGAGGCAAGTCGCAATGCCTTTGGAAAGAAGCTTATGCGAAACTCTGGAGCAATGAAGACAAAGAAACTAGCTGCATCTCAGaagaaaatactttttcaaCTGCCTGACTCAAAATCTGTAGATGAATATACTCCATATTGCCCCAAATGTTATCAAGACAGAATTAAGCGTCATCAAGATAAATCGCAGTCTGGTCGCGTCCCTGAGCAGCCCCAAACTGGGTcagatgtttgtgctgatgCAAAGGCAGAAAGTACTCAAAATGATCGAACCTCTATTTCTGCAGCAACAAGAAAGACTATAATGAGCTGTTACCCCTCATGCAGGAAAATGGGTTTAAGACTCCGCGTGAGTAAAGCACACCGTAAACGTAAACTCGAAACACGTGCTTTGACCTGGGGTGTTATGTGTGAGGTTTATTCTTTTGCCAGGAAACTGAGTGGAACAAAGCATAAACTTGTCAATGATATTCTTGAGCACAACTTCAACTTGGACAAACAGACTCTAGACCTCAATCCTTCAATGTTGTTCTGTAGAGTACAGCCACGAGAAGGAGAGCATGCCTGGTTCAatgatgtttttgttattcAGGCACCTCGCAAATGTCCTGTTATTGGGGTTAAAAGGGAAGGACAATCCACCACGCAGACAAATGAATGGAAAGAAACGATCAGAAAAAGACAGCTGGACATGCAGGCAAAGAAGAAAAGGGCCATGGTGTCAAGTGATTATGCCAATGATAGTGTAGGAAGGATTGGATTTGATGAAATGGGTTTGAGTCTAGACGAAACAGTTGGAGTGGACTATTGCTACATGTGTCCTATAGaagcagacacactcacagattCAGAAaacagcgggaatgaggatgaCATAGAAAACCCAACATCATCTTGCATCTCTGCTCCTTTCCATACCACCACTGATAGTTCCTTCAGTTCAGCAATCGTAGACACAGATATGGACCTGCCATCTCCAAGTCAGCCAGATGAAAGTGGGCTGCTAGAAtatgaagaggaggaagagattCCAACAGATGTACCAAATGAATTTGACatgaaagaagaggaaaaggaaaTGGAGAGTAACATGTGGAAGCTGCGTACTCACCGTGTGAAACAAATCCTCCTAGTCCTAGACAAAGAGTACTGTCCATTCTTCAGGCCCAAGAAAGTTAACCTAGAATTCAATATTGGGTTTAGACCCAAGAAAAATTTGAGTGCTGACTGTCTGACCAATTCTGTTCTGTATAAAGTTGCTCGGTTTGCCTTGGCAATGAGTTCATCCCAGCAGGAATTCATCATGGAGATTCTTGAGAAGAACTTTGCATTAGACCTAGAGAGCAATAGCCACAGATACACCATTGCATGTGAACTGATGAATAAAATAAGACAGCTTCAGGAATATGAAGATCCAGTCAAATTCTCAAAAGAGGTATTTAAACTCCCCGATTCCATGTTTTCAATAGGCACAAGATACCAGAGCATGGACAGCAGCATATCAAGATTGGATGAGTCTGATGTTGAACCCTCACATCCCCCTGATTCAGATGGTGAAACTAGACCAGACCCACATGTGTCAACTATACCAGGTTTACCAGCTGGTCCACCGAAAACAATATCCGAGGAAAGTGTGAACCTGTATCCCTTCTCCAAGGAGATTGGTCTGAAGTTGCATGTAAGCTGCagtcaacagaaaaacaaacttgaTGTCAACAAACTGACCAAAGGAGCAATGATGGAAGTGACAAACTTTGCTGAAAAGTTGTGTGGGACATTTGAGCAGATTTGTCTGGACGTTCTCAGACACAACTTTGAGCTTGATTTGCAAAACGTCAATTCTGAACTTGCTAGACATATTCTTGCACAAATTCCTGTTGCAAATGATCATAGAAATGTGGCAACCTGGGTTGCCCAAGCAAAGCAAAAGAACACACGAAGAGATTATCCAATAGTCATGAAACTGAATTGCCAATACAAGCCAGATGCAGAAATATGTAGTGCTGCATCTACTCGAACAGTCAAGCACCAAAATGTAAGCACTTCCACTGACAAGCAACAAAATGACCTAAATTCAGTTCTATGGAGATTGCGTATCAATCAAATTCAACGCATCCTCTCAGTGCCTCATGGAGAACATTGCCCACTGTATTCTTACTCCAGGTGTAAGAAATTGGATATGGATTTTAATGTCGGATTTGGAGTAAAGCAAAATCTGGACCCAAAGTTATTGACCAACGGCGTCATGGTTGAAGTTAACACATTTGCCGAAGCAATGCTGTCATCCACAAAAGACTTCATCATGGAGATCCTGGAGTATAATTTTGATCTAAATTTGAACAGTGAGCTATCTCACATTGCCTTCGCAGAGCAGCTCATGCAAACCATTACAACACTGAAGTCAAAAAAATTCAGCCTGCCTcaaaagaaaaagctttttaaacTCCCTCTGTCAGTTTTCTTTGAGGAATATACTCCAGATTGCCCCAAATGTCATCAAGATAAAAATGGCAAGCTTGTCCAGGATGAATCTCACTCTGGTAATGTGCTTTGCCATCCTCTTGCCGTGACCAGCGTCATCTCTACTAACGCAAGCAGCACGGTAAAAAAGCCTCCAGATGATCAAACCTCTTTTTCTGCATCAGTAGAAACAATATTGAACACTTACCCTCTCTGCAAGAAAATAGGTTTAAGCCTATGTGTGGACAAAGCTCACCCAAAACTTAAACTCGACACATGTGTTTTGACGTGGGAGGTCATGTGCGAGGTGTATTCTTTTGCCAGGAAACTGTGCGGGACAAAGCACAAGCTTGTCAATGATGTTCTTGAGCACAACTTCAGCTTGGACAAGCAGAGTCTAGACATGAATCCTTCAGTGCAGTTCTACAGAGTGAATCCACATGATGGAGAGCCCGCCTGGTTCAGCGAAGTTTTCATTATTCAGCCACCTCGCACATTTCAAGTCATTGAGAGTGCAGAAGAAGAGCTTCCCACTGTGCAGAGAAATGAATGGAAGGAAACGGTTCGAAAAAGACAACTGGAAATGCaagcaaagaaggaaaaagcCATGCTGTTAAGTAATACTCTGAGTGCTGTGACATTAACAAAGAATAAGCAGAAAAATCTCTATCCTATTTGCAAGAAAATAGGTCTGGACCTTGATGTTTCATCAAAATCAGCGGACAAAAAAAAGCTGAACTTGAAGTTACTGACATCATCGGTGCTGTTGGAAATACAGAAATTTGCAGCAACGAAAAGGAACCAGTATTTCCCAGCTATTTTGTTTGACATCCTAGACTATAACTTTGAGATTAGCTCACAGCATCACAGGCGCTGGGAATTTTCAATCGCTGCTGCAACCAAATTCCATTCGATGATCAGACAGTATCGAAATACTGGAATAGAAAAGATCTTCAAGTTACCATTTCTGTCTGGACCCAAACTCCCACAGAGCTTAACacaaaatctgcaaaataatAAAAGTGCTCATAGAGTGGATGGAAACCAATGTGTGCAGCCAGCAACATATCATGCAATCCAAATGCAGCCAGTGACAATAATGCAGATGAATGTCAACCCTATGAACATCCCTACGATTACCTCCATTTTTACACCTATGATTACCTCTGTAATCAACCCTATGGTTACCCCTGTGATTAACCCAACAATGACCCCAATTTTTACACCTCCAGTTACCGTCATTAATACCCCTACAATTGCCCCCATGAGCACCTCTACACTTACCCCCATGAATACCCCTACGATTACCTCCACCAGTACCACCACAACTGTAGGTTGTGACGGTTTTCTTCCAGGAAACCTCCAAattaaagaggaggaagatgatcCACGTTATGGCAATATGCCATCACTGGATGTTGAAACAAACTATCACCAAGGTAATGATGATGTAAGAACTGACTTAAACACTGAGGCTGCCAAGAATTTAGTCCCAGGTCATCCTGCAGGCTCCCTTGGGCATACCGCATGTCCAACCTCTGAAAGCAATAATGGAAGCAAGTCATCACAGCCCTCTGATGGATGTGTGCAAACTGCATCTCTAAGTAGTGAGACTGTCATAAAAACCGAGTCAGACACTGAGGGATACATGGATTACTACATGGTAACTGTAGGTCAGGACACAGAGATAAAAGAGGAGCAGGAACATGTGCCAGCTGGAAGTGCAGAAAGTGAAGTGGATGTTAAACAGGAATGTGAGtgttaa